One window of the Lepidochelys kempii isolate rLepKem1 chromosome 23, rLepKem1.hap2, whole genome shotgun sequence genome contains the following:
- the HIPK4 gene encoding homeodomain-interacting protein kinase 4 produces the protein MVTIESGSECFDVIEILGKGTFGEVVKSWRRSTGEMVAIKILKNDAYRRRIIKNELKLLQTMAGVDSEESHIIQFHEFFHDEMKFYLVFELLEQNLFDFQKENNFSPLPVKHIRTVTTQVLKALAKLKELSIIHTDLKPENIMLVDQMRYPFRVKVIDFGSASIFNEVRYVKEPYIQSRFYRAPEILLGLPFCEKVDVWSLGCIMAELHLGWPLYPGNNEYDQIRYICETQGMPKHSLLNVARKAHHFFKRNQHAELVTQWQLKSSSEYLAETKVKSVERRKYVLKSLEQMESVNIHKMIYPDNEALAEYFDLRSMVELIKRMLTWDSHERITPSAALKHPFISMQLLRLSYELTQYYQLCLRGFQESIKRESKDKQEVAFCNAMDEDTFYPAQEYFKEEEHVHGVSGLSSVQRTIDQMDDLSITEPGREAAMNLLGEGARMGAYEPSTPAEVASMTLGHMGVHKGTYQNPRLNHEQHQEPIQAYYRSRYGSSKHRKHPRHTKSDPTFGNLILLGQQSPGDTVSWENESNAGISPVASSLPEPSSLDDQRHPLSPTTKRAQPELPDPEPQLPSASTWLGGDDWLIERSGERAPIKNALHLTPNRHQPYLQHITSHH, from the coding sequence ATGGTAACGATTGAGTCGGGCAGTGAATGTTTTGACGTCATAGAGATTTTGGGGAAAGGCACATTTGGGGAAGTGGTGAAGAGCTGGCGGAGGAGCACGGGGGAGATGGTGGCGATCAAAATTCTGAAGAATGATGCCTATCGGCGCAGGATCATTAAAAATGAACTGAAGCTGCTGCAGACCATGGCGGGGGTGGACTCGGAGGAGTCACACATTATCCAGTTCCACGAGTTCTTCCATGACGAGATGAAGTTCTACTTGGTCTTTGAGCTCTTGGAGCAAAATCTATTTGACTTCCAGAAGGAGAACAATTTCTCTCCTCTGCCTGTCAAGCACATCCGGACAGTGACCACGCAGGTGCTCAAAGCCCTGGCCAAGCTGAAGGAGCTTTCCATCATCCACACGGATCTGAAACCTGAGAACATAATGCTGGTTGACCAAATGAGGTACCCTTTCCGAGTCAAAGTGATTGACTTTGGGTCAGCCAGCATCTTCAATGAGGTGCGCTATGTCAAGGAGCCATACATCCAATCCCGTTTCTACCGGGCACCGGAGATCTTGCTGGGCCTACCTTTCTGTGAGAAGGTGGACGTGTGGTCTCTGGGCTGCATTATGGCAGAGCTGCACTTAGGCTGGCCCCTTTACCCTGGGAACAATGAGTATGACCAAATCAGGTACATCTGCGAGACCCAAGGGATGCCCAAGCACAGCCTGCTCAATGTAGCCAGGAAAGCTCACCACTTCTTCAAGAGAAACCAGCATGCTGAACTGGTAACCCAGTGGCAGCTGAAATCCTCGTCCGAGTACTTGGCAGAGACCAAGGTGAAATCTGTGGAGAGGAGGAAGTATGTTCTCAAGTCCCTGGAACAGATGGAGTCGGTGAACATCCACAAGATGATCTACCCAGACAATGAAGCCCTGGCTGAGTACTTTGACCTGAGAAGTATGGTGGAGTTGATCAAGAGGATGCTGACCTGGGACTCACATGAGAGGATCACGCCAAGTGCAGCCCTGAAGCACCCTTTTATCTCCATGCAGCTGCTTAGACTGAGCTACGAACTCACCCAGTACTATCAGCTCTGCCTGCGGGGCTTCCAGGAGTCCATCAAGCGGGAGAGCAAGGACAAGCAGGAAGTGGCTTTTTGCAACGCCATGGACGAGGACACCTTCTACCCAGCACAGGAGTATTTCAAGGAGGAGGAGCATGTACACGGCGTCTCTGGCCTCTCCAGCGTCCAAAGGACCATCGACCAGATGGACGATCTGAGCATTACCgagccaggcagggaggctgccaTGAACTTGTTAGGTGAAGGTGCCAGGATGGGAGCGTATGAGCCCTCCACTCCTGCTGAAGTGGCCAGCATGACCCTGGGCCACATGGGAGTGCACAAAGGCACTTACCAGAACCCCCGGCTAAACCACGAGCAGCATCAGGAGCCAATCCAGGCCTATTACAGGAGCCGGTACGGCAGCTCCAAACACCGCAAGCACCCTCGTCACACCAAGTCCGACCCCACTTTTGGGAACTTGATCCTACTGGGACAGCAGTCTCCTGGCGATACTGTCAGCTGGGAAAATGAGAGCAATGCTGGCATCTCCCCTgttgcctcctccctcccagagcccagcagccTGGACGATCAGAGACATCCACTTTCTCCTACCACTAAG
- the PRX gene encoding periaxin, producing MGDGASLQTGRERHLPLVPSCPCPFKGCAWTPPFPSQLQGSLAWATSLPLGSFRLSGLRVQSLRRRGVESWGQGGQLPGAERDRPESHAVSTGSQSPAAEVKEAKQPGQPQSLLSPEEASNAERAAQKEKLHAELKRVLQRKGESQPSTTEPETPPVPTMETQTRVTELLAGSLPRQEEAKMSELVEIILETEARAGASGISVAGGGKEGLFVSDVLRESPAAKALSLKEGDQLLSARVYFENVRYEDALRILKCAEPYKVSFCLKRSVPRSDVPGSPAAGGLEVKGPQAKMAKLNIKSLVPMRKQKGKGLTKAPAEEVAPTGSAELSAGKLDVAPVDVEFSFPKFAKLRKAKGAAGPSPDLSVELSSSRTKGRRLRFPRLKVKEAAGVQALAVAGTLEAAWPKRSVEGEAGVQGKAPQFTAPFPKVKKPKEDAGLAELELKDQIKFKAPQVELDIPILDLKAPKVAAGVETPEISGKGEALRIKLPKFGASARPAEGEIEVEGLEGKLKVPKVQVPRVGISLPMAGREAEGPEEELRAGIKLPSVEIAAPKVEVDLSLPKVEGALEAPGASAKGEGLKIKMTKFGASTEEGTLKTPAVPAPKLSTSLPSDKGEAEGLAGRHKAGMKLPSLNIGVRQVDVEIPLPRGTADAEREAEPAEATLELPDVTVKIPKISLPTHGGKAKEEEVEKEFKVPQVEMKVGKAERESPELKTKGPKIKMPSFGISLWEHKPDADTKAKEPAPEGKVKFPGVKMPSIDISVPKAADVQLPKAKMEPAGLAGEGRVKASDGDGAEGPEFKFKMPQVSLPKFDLSGMAGKAESKDHVPSPKAPHLEADTGCLEIAAGKISVPTLDISVPGIKPVDVELPEASLRKPELEIAVEKPKIEVRLPAGKPEGRKLESGLETAQARLSFPSVKMPSVDIDMPKVGVDLDLPKAKPGFEGELRAVAGLKERDLQLQKPQEPLLKFGAVCKDLEVEIDVPAPKAKADRPTPQAEVELQGAAFEGPDLSGMVAKIPRVDISFGKEKLEGEELERAGPEGKGKADMKFPKVGLELKSPEVKPGSLEATVKLPSVEISTPKLPEVAIETLLGGTAAVDISGKLPETDTKLKSPKFSFPKFGISGPKVKKGGLEAATLQTELEAETLEASAKGPKLKMPKFGLSFSRSKQGDDVDGPRHSAEGDGKAPKGKVEISGPHVDSDSSEAKVKLPSVKLPTVDISSPKVDVDIDLPKGKGDISGEGVTQAGETSPNISIEVPDIKLKMPKFSLPKFGGQGREEELELEQETLKGELKGSAEALSGELDGKAKGKEAKMKMPRFKMPSFGIARKDVEVPGPSVTAPESDVKGKKGKTAAKEPDMAAGSPEEKLKGPFMKMPKLAISSPKADLKAEADVRGSKHESHIQGPDIEIKMPHVELPKFGTKEEKADVEVSKRPESPGTNLKVGTVKMPSLEISAPAQVPSLQISVPGVKAEGELSVGKPVMDISEADIRGYEGNLKIPKAPSIGISAPKLDLDINLPKASVEMLGQHEAGLKIEGDATFEKPDTKIKMPKVELPKYGQEGFLGKDLDRELSGAKAEIHLLQGQKLKEPSINGQKVTLEMEGGKYAAGVTEASLLGSKVRVPKLDISLPKARLSEVELPLAEGEITIEELEETEGKFKLPSVGLPKFSTPKVKAPEVGFDVGLSRDRDFALDMSGLHGKVPKVEVSGPKIKLPKFGGVSSNDQWEADIDSSKTPKAELKPPKLRGSLETPGSEVGVKEAKLKMPLVPIGFTMGKGEGESSPRAEDSEMDGYDSKFKLKMPSFGISKVGTEAKGDESRMDTQPLCPTAEGTDFSFKMPQLAIPDVGFSVGPGEAPALVGGKAEMGGDAMARVEKPAGAEDLERDVGGLEIRLKMPQIKMSPFGISGSKGDEGNMTASLHSHKGSDREQMGGKKSLFKMPDLEISAPSIKAHAEYEVDGAQLHHSGSKELPRTSAAGIRDEKGCGAKAPGVKGDTSEAEAGKKYKMKLPKFGIALPKATQEGGEGDLSREESKAQETEAKVKMAKVKKAVFVLVKPKGKGVEASSGLLEGDGEAAAGFLEGDGGGKAKVPKIKLKPNFGLSLSKPKAGVEVNGELEPSAQEVGELEKGSKLKLPKLGFSKTEVTDLVTSGKGSASKLNGEEGELSLQNGSQDSKAKLGKIKLPQVEFSSPYKAAEMDPEMNLKLVRAEEAKDEAHVSTFMAFKAAKFKSPKITFSGFKKKEGEQAVNVVSSAARTEMALLEKGERDRDAKPETSKISLGFTSKSKGEYNVERGELDGREKSPKFKFPKLALSPKTRGELEVTSEQQERGGSSQWEGEKGTGVLEGVKIRTPKLGFSTQLEEQIPEEGGGRVKPIKGEMMVGKSSPI from the exons ATGGGGGACGGTGCCTCCCTGCAAACTGGCCGAGAAAGGCACCTGCCTCTGGTccccagctgcccctgcccctttaagggctgcGCCTGGACT CCGCCTTTTCCCAGCCAGCTGCAGGGCTCGCtggcctgggccacttccctcCCGCTCGGCAGCTTTCGGCTCAGCGGGCTGCGGGTCCAATCTCTCCGCAGGCGGGGCgtggagagctggggccaggggggcCAGCTCCCAG GCGCGGAGAGAGACCGGCCGGAAAGCCATGCTGTCAGCACAGGAAGCCAGTCTCCC gcAGCGGAAGTAAAGGAGGCGAAGCAGCCTGGACAGCCCCAGTCCCTCCTGTCACCCGAGGAAGCCAGCAACGCGGAACGAGCC GCCCAGAAGGAGAAGCTCCATGCAGAACTGAAGCGGGTCTTGCAGCGGAAAGGCGAGAGCCAGCCCAGCACCACGGAGCCAGAGACGCCACCTGTCCCCACCATGGAGACCCAGACCAGGGTGACGGAG CTTCTcgctgggtctctcccccgccaGGAGGAAGCGAAGATGTCGGAGCTGGTGGAGATCATCCTGGAGACGGAGGCCAGGGCCGGGGCCAGCGGGATCAGCGTGGCTGGCGGGGGCAAGGAGGGGCTCTTTGTCTCCGACGTGCTGAGGGAGTCCCCCGCGGCCAAGGCCCTGAGCCTGAAAGAAG GTGACCAGCTCCTGAGCGCCAGGGTTTACTTTGAGAATGTCCGGTACGAAGATGCCCTGAGGATCCTGAAATGCGCTGAGCCGTACAAGGTCTCCTTCTGCCTGAAACGCTCCGTTCCCCGCTCGGATGTCCCCGGGAGCCCTGCAGCCGGTGGCCTGGAAGTGAAGGGACCCCAGGCGAAGATGGCCAAGCTG aaCATAAAGAGCCTGGTGCCCATGAGAAAGCAGAAGGGGAAGGGCTTGACGAAGGCCCCGGCGGAGGAGGTGGCCCCGACGGGCAGCGCAGAGCTGTCGGCGGGGAAGCTGGACGTGGCTCCTGTGGACGTGGAATTCTCCTTTCCCAAGTTCGCCAAGCTAAGGAAGGCCAAGGGCGCGGCCGGGCCCAGCCCAGACCTCTCCGTTGAGCTCTCCTCTTCGCGCACCAAGGGGAGGAGGCTCAGGTTCCCCAGGCTGAAGGTGAAGGAGGCTGCAGGCGTGCAGGCGTTGGCTGTGGCAGGGACACTGGAAGCAGCCTGGCCCAAGCGGAGCGTGGAAGGGGAGGCAGGTGTCCAGGGGAAGGCTCCCCAGTTCACAGCCCCATTCCCCAAGGTGAAAAAGCCCAAGGAGGATGCTGGGCTTGCGGAGCTTGAGCTCAAGGACCAAATCAAGTTCAAGGCCCCCCAAGTTGAACTGGACATTCCCATCCTTGATCTCAAAGCCCCCAAAGTTGCGGCTGGAGTGGAGACCCCGGAGATCTCAGGCAAAGGGGAGGCCTTGCGGATCAAGCTGCCAAAGTTCGGGGCATCTGCCAGGCCTGCGGAAGGGGAAATCGAGGTGGAGGGACTGGAGGGGAAGCTGAAGGTGCCCAAAGTCCAAGTGCCCCGGGTTGGGATTTCTCTGCCGATGGCAGGCAGGGAAGCAGAGGGGCCAGAGGAAGAGCTCAGAGCTGGCATCAAGCTCCCCTCAGTGGAAATAGCAGCACCCAAAGTAGAGGTGGATTTGAGCCTTCCCAAAGTGGAAGGAGCCCTGGAAGCCCCAGGCGCCAGTGCCAAAGGGGAGGGCttgaaaataaaaatgaccaAGTTTGGCGCATCTACAGAGGAAGGCACACTGAAAACGCCTGCCGTCCCAGCCCCCAAGCTCAGCACCTCTCTGCCCAGCGACAAAGGGGAGGCCGAGGGGCTAGCCGGGAGGCACAAAGCTGGCATGAAGCTCCCATCCCTTAACATAGGGGTGCGGCAGGTGGACGTTGAGATCCCCCTTCCCAGGGGGACGGCAGATGCAGAACGGGAAGCAGAGCCTGCTGAAGCCACGCTGGAGCTCCCCGACGTGACTGTGAAGATCCCCAAGATCAGCCTGCCCACACATGGGGGCAAAGCCAAAGAGGAGGAGGTAGAGAAGGAGTTCAAGGTGCCCCAGGTGGAAATGAAAGTGGGGAAGGCAGAGAGGGAGAGCCCCGAGTTGAAGACAAAAGGTCCCAAGATTAAGATGCCGAGCTTTGGAATCTCCCTGTGGGAACACAAGCCCGATGCGGACACCAAAGCGAAAGAGCCTGCCCCCGAAGGGAAGGTGAAATTCCCTGGGGTGAAGATGCCCTCCATCGACATCTCTGTCCCCAAAGCTGCCGACGTGCAGCTGCCTAAAGCGAAGATGGAACCAGCTGGGCTAGCTGGTGAGGGGAGGGTGAAAGCCTCTGACGGGGATGGTGCTGAGGGTCCTGAGTTCAAATTCAAAATGCCACAGGTGTCGCTTCCAAAATTTGACCTCTCTGGCATGGCCGGGAAAGCCGAGAGCAAGGACCACGTGCCTTCGCCCAAAGCCCCGCACCTGGAGGCCGATACTGGGTGCCTGGAGATCGCGGCTGGGAAGATAAGTGTGCCCACGCTGGATATCTCTGTGCCGGGGATTAAGCCGGTTGATGTGGAGCTGCCAGAGGCCTCTTTGCGAAAGCCCGAGCTTGAGATAGCTGTCGAGAAGCCGAAGATTGAAGTGAGGCTGCCCGCAGGGAAACCTGAGGGGAGGaagctggagtcagggctggaaaCGGCCCAAGCCAGGCTGAGTTTCCCGTCGGTGAAGATGCCGTCGGTGGACATCGACATGCCCAAAGTAGGCGTTGACCTGGACCTGCCAAAGGCAAAGCCTGGCTTCgagggggagctcagggcagtggcAGGCCTGAAGGAACGTGACCTCCAGCTACAAAAGCCCCAGGAGCCTCTCCTGAAGTTCGGGGCTGTCTGCAAGGACTTGGAGGTGGAGATCGATGTGCCGGCTCCCAAGGCCAAGGCTGACCGCCCCACGCCACAAGCAGAGGTTGAGCTCCAGGGTGCAGCCTTTGAAGGCCCAGATCTAAGTGGGATGGTGGCGAAGATCCCCAGGGTGGATATTTCGTTTGGGAAAGAGAAGCTGGagggtgaggaactggagagaGCAGGGCCGGAAGGGAAGGGCAAAGCAGATATGAAGTTCCCAAAGGTCGGCCTAGAACTCAAAAGCCCCGAAGTGAAGCCCGGGAGCCTGGAGGCCACAGTGAAGCTGCCCTCTGTTGAAATTTCAACACCTAAGCTCCCTGAGGTGGCCATCGAGACCCTGCTGGGGGGAACAGCCGCTGTCGACATCAGCGGAAAACTGCCGGAGACTGATACCAAGCTGAAATCGCCCAAATTCTCTTTCCCCAAATTTGGCATCTCTGGCCCAAAGGTTAAGAAAGGAGGCCTGGAGGCTGCGACGCTACAAACTGAGCTGGAGGCGGAAACCCTGGAAGCAAGTGCCAAAGGGCCTAAGCTGAAGATGCCAAAATTTGGGCTCTCGTTCTCTAGGTCGAAGCAGGGGGACGACGTGGATGGGCCCAGGCACTCTGCGGAGGGAGACGGGAAGGCTCCCAAGGGGAAGGTGGAGATCTCAGGGCCTCACGTTGACTCGGACTCCTCCGAAGCCAAAGTGAAGCTGCCTTCAGTGAAACTTCCCACGGTTGACATCTCTAGCCCCAAAGTGGATGTGGacattgacttgcccaagggaaaGGGGGACATCTCGGGGGAAGGGGTCACACAGGCTGGGGAAACATCGCCTAACATCAGCATCGAGGTCCCAGACATTAAGCTAAAGATGCCAAAATTTTCACTGCCAAAATTTggaggccagggcagggaggaggagctggaactGGAACAAGAGACCCTCAAGGGGGAATTGAAAGGGAGCGCCGAGGCCTTGTCCGGAGAGCTGGATGGGAAAGCAAAGGGCAAGGAGGCCAAGATGAAGATGCCCAGGTTCAAAATGCCATCATTTGGCATTGCCAGGAAGGATGTGGAGGTGCCTGGGCCCAGTGTAACAGCTCCTGAGAGTGATGTGAAAGGCAAGAAGGGGAAAACAGCTGCCAAAGAGCCCGACATggctgctgggagcccagaggAGAAGCTAAAAGGCCCCTTCATGAAGATGCCAAAACTGGCTATCTCTTCTCCCAAGGCTGACCTGAAAGCAGAAGCTGATGTGAGAGGCTCCAAACATGAAAGTCATATCCAAGGCCCCGACATAGAAATTAAAATGCCCCATGTTGAGCTGCCAAAGTTTGGAACCAAAGAGGAGAAAGCTGACGTGGAGGTGTCCAAGAGACCGGAAAGCCCTGGCACCAACCTAAAAGTGGGCACTGTTAAGATGCCATCACTAGAGATCTCTGCGCCTGCCCAAGTTCCTTCCTTGCAAATCTCCGTTCCCGGTGTAAAAGCAGAAGGGGAGCTGTCGGTGGGAAAGCCGGTCATGGACATCTCCGAGGCTGACATCAGGGGGTACGAAGGAAACCTGAAAATCCCCAAGGCACCTTCCATTGGCATCTCTGCACCAAAGCTAGACTTGGATATCAACTTGCCGAAAGCCAGTGTGGAGATGCTGGGCCAGCATGAGGCTGGGCTGAAAATAGAGGGGGATGCCACCTTTGAGAAACCAGACACCAAAATTAAGATGCCCAAGGTGGAGCTGCCCAAATATGGGCAGGAGGGTTTCCTGGGGAAAGACTTGGATAGAGAGCTGAGTGGTGCCAAGGCGGAGATACACCTCCTCCAAGGACAAAAGCTGAAAGAGCCTTCCATAAACGGCCAGAAAGTCACCCTGGAGATGGAAGGGGGCAAATATGCAGCTGGTGTTACTGAAGCCTCCCTGCTGGGTTCCAAGGTCCGGGTGCCCAAACTGGATATTTCCTTGCCCAAAGCCAGGCTGTCGGAGGTAGAGCTACCTCTGGCCGAGGGGGAGATCACCATCGAGGAACTGGAGGAAACCGAGGGGAAATTTAAGCTACCATCGGTTGGGCTACCTAAATTTTCTACCCCGAAGGTGAAAGCTCCAGAGGTGGGATTTGATGTTGGCTTAAGCAGAGATCGAGACTTTGCTCTGGACATGTCTGGGCTGCACGGGAAGGTGCCCAAAGTCGAAGTGAGTGGCCCAAAGATTAAGCTGCCTAAATTCGGGGGAGTCAGTTCTAATGACCAATGGGAGGCAGATATAGACTCATCCAAGACCCCCAAGGCGGAGCTTAAACCCCCCAAACTCCGGGGGAGCCTCGAGACCCCAGGCAGCGAAGTGGGAGTGAAAGAGGCCaagctcaaaatgccattggttcccattggcttcaccatgggcaagggagagggggagagttCCCCCAGGGCAGAGGACTCTGAGATGGATGGTTACGACAGCAAGTTCAAACTGAAGATGCCCTCATTCGGGATTTCCAAAGTTGGCACAGAGGCCAAGGGGGACGAGTCCAGGATGGacacccagcccctctgccccacagcagaGGGAACGGACTTCTCCTTTAAAATGCCCCAGCTTGCCATTCCGGATGTGGGGTTCTCGGTAGGCCCCGGGGAAGCTCCAGCTTTGGTGGGGGGGAAAGCCGAGATGGGTGGAGACGCCATGGCCAGGGTCGAGAAACCGGCAGGTGCTGAAGATCTGGAGCGGGACGTGGGAGGGTTAGAGATCAGGCTCAAGATGCCCCAAATCAAGATGTCGCCATTCGGGATTTCAGGATCCAAAGGGGATGAGGGGAATATGACGGCATCTCTCCACAGTCACAAGGGGTCAGACAGGGAGCAGATGGGGGGGAAGAAATCCCTGTTCAAAATGCCGGACCTGGAGATCTCCGCCCCGAGCATCAAGGCGCACGCAGAGTATGAAGTTGACGGGGCTCAGCTCCACCACAGTGGCTCCAAAGAGCTGCCGAGAACCAGTGCCGCTGGCATCCGAGATGAGAAGGGTTGTGGCGCCAAGGCTCCAGGAGTGAAGGGGGACACTTCTGAAGCCGAGGCAGGGAAGAAGTATAAAATGAAGCTGCCCAAGTTTGGGATCGCCTTGCCCAAAGCCACCcaggaaggaggagaaggggacCTTTCTAGGGAGGAAAGCAAGGCCCAGGAGACTGAAGCCAAGGTGAAGATGGCCAAGGTGAAGAAGGCGGTATTTGTGCTGGTGAAGCccaaggggaagggggtggaagcATCCTCTGGGCTCTTGGAAGGAGATGGCGAAGCTGCTGCTGGTTTCTtggaaggggatgggggcggCAAGGCGAAGGTGCCTAAAATAAAGCTGAAGCCCAACTTTGGGCTCTCCCTCTCCAAACCCAAAGCTGGGGTGGAAGTCAATGGGGAGCTAGAGCCCTCGGCCCAGGAGGTAGGGGAGCTGGAGAAAGGCTCCAAGCTGAAGCTGCCCAAGCTGGGCTTCTCCAAGACAGAGGTCACGGACCTGGTCACCAGCGGGAAGGGGTCAGCATCTAAGCTCAACGGGGAGGAGGGCGAACTTTCCCTGCAGAATGGCTCCCAGGACAGCAAGGCAAAGCTGGGCAAGATTAAGCTGCCCCAAGTTGAATTCTCCTCCCCATATAAAGCGGCGGAGATGGACCCCGAAATGAACCTCAAGCTGGTGAGGGCAGAAGAGGCCAAGGATGAGGCTCATGTCAGCACCTTCATGGCTTTCAAGGCGGCCAAGTTCAAGTCCCCCAAGATCACGTTCTCAGGTTTCAAGAAGAAGGAAGGGGAACAAGCTGTGAACGTGGTCTCTTCAGCTGCCAGGACAGAGATGGCCTTGTtggaaaagggggagagggaCCGAGATGCCAAGCCAGAGACATCCAAGATCTCGCTGGGCTTCACCTCCAAGTCGAAGGGGGAATACAATGTGGAGAGAGGCGAGCTGGACGGCAGAGAGAAATCCCCCAAGTTCAAGTTCCCCAAGCTGGCCCTGAGCCCCAAAACCAGAGGGGAGCTAGAAGTCACTTCcgagcagcaggagagagggggctcCTCCCAGTGGGaaggagagaaggggacaggggtGCTGGAGGGAGTCAAGATTCGGACGCCCAAGCTGGGTTTCTCCACTCAGCTGGAGGAGCAGATCCCGGAGGAGGGAGGGGGCCGAGTTAAGCCGATCAAGGGCGAGATGATGGTGGGGAAATCGTCCCCCATCTGa